Proteins co-encoded in one Thermochromatium tepidum ATCC 43061 genomic window:
- a CDS encoding MFS transporter, translating into MNTASHSETIDLRRATRFVVLLGLVSLFADMTYESARSLTGPFLQTLGASALVVGVVAGLGELLGYALRFVSGRIADRTGRYWTITILGYCVNLLAVPALALSGHWVVAVGLMFLERMGKALRTPARDALLSFAARRMGRGWGFALHEAMDQIGATLGPLLIAVVLYLNHDYRSAFAWLLIPALLSLLVLAVAWMQFPQPGQLESKTPVVATQGYARPFWLYLAATGCLAAGFADFPLLAFHFQKEGSVTPDWIPILYAIAMGADALAALLFGHLYDRRGLGVLLVGALLSIPVAPLVFFGNFEAALLAAVLWGVGMGMQESIMKAAVAALSPVERRATAFGTFNLSFGLFWFSGSALMGWLYGVSLMGLVVFSIAVQLLAVGLLAWVVRALPRGEGGF; encoded by the coding sequence TTGAACACCGCCTCCCACAGCGAAACGATCGATCTCCGCCGCGCCACCCGCTTCGTGGTGTTGCTCGGCCTGGTCAGCCTGTTTGCCGACATGACCTACGAATCGGCACGCAGCCTCACGGGCCCGTTCCTGCAAACCCTTGGCGCCAGCGCCCTGGTGGTGGGCGTGGTCGCCGGCTTGGGCGAGCTGCTCGGTTACGCGCTGCGCTTCGTCAGCGGACGGATCGCGGATCGCACCGGACGCTATTGGACCATCACCATCCTCGGCTACTGTGTCAATCTGCTTGCGGTGCCGGCGCTGGCACTGTCCGGCCATTGGGTGGTAGCGGTGGGGCTGATGTTTCTGGAACGGATGGGCAAGGCGCTACGCACCCCGGCACGGGACGCCCTGCTCTCCTTCGCCGCCCGGCGGATGGGGCGCGGCTGGGGCTTTGCGCTGCACGAGGCGATGGACCAGATCGGCGCCACCCTCGGGCCGCTGCTGATTGCGGTCGTGCTCTACCTGAACCATGACTACCGCAGCGCCTTCGCCTGGCTGCTGATCCCGGCGCTCCTGTCCCTGTTGGTCCTGGCGGTCGCATGGATGCAGTTCCCCCAGCCCGGACAGCTCGAGTCGAAGACGCCGGTGGTGGCGACCCAGGGCTACGCCCGACCGTTCTGGCTCTATCTGGCCGCGACCGGCTGCCTGGCGGCCGGGTTCGCCGATTTTCCGCTGCTCGCCTTCCATTTCCAGAAGGAAGGTAGCGTCACACCCGACTGGATCCCGATCCTCTATGCCATCGCCATGGGCGCCGACGCATTGGCGGCGCTCCTCTTCGGCCATCTTTACGACCGCCGCGGCCTGGGTGTCCTGCTCGTCGGCGCCTTACTCTCCATACCCGTGGCGCCGCTGGTCTTCTTCGGCAATTTCGAGGCAGCGCTGCTCGCCGCGGTACTCTGGGGTGTCGGCATGGGGATGCAGGAATCGATCATGAAGGCGGCGGTCGCCGCCCTGTCCCCGGTGGAGCGGCGCGCCACTGCCTTCGGCACCTTCAATCTCAGCTTTGGCCTGTTCTGGTTTTCCGGTAGCGCGCTCATGGGCTGGCTCTACGGCGTCTCCCTGATGGGGCTGGTCGTCTTCTCGATCGCCGTCCAGCTCCTCGCGGTCGGGCTGCTCGCGTGGGTGGTGCGTGCCCTACCCCGGGGTGAGGGGGGCTTCTGA
- a CDS encoding HEAT repeat domain-containing protein, which produces MARHPEICPACFARLEAEAKRCPRCGALMAELSARDYREKLLRALMHPLAEVRMRAVIALGLRAEPETADALAQCALSHPTDVVEGLEVVERLRDWPKTEARDAALIRLSAHPSRLVRRAAARACSIIANRGLIHA; this is translated from the coding sequence ATGGCCCGGCACCCCGAGATCTGCCCAGCCTGTTTTGCCCGACTCGAGGCCGAGGCAAAACGCTGTCCCCGCTGCGGCGCCCTCATGGCCGAGCTGAGCGCGCGCGACTACCGCGAGAAGCTGCTCAGGGCGCTCATGCACCCCCTGGCCGAGGTGCGGATGCGCGCCGTCATCGCCCTGGGGCTGCGCGCCGAGCCAGAGACCGCGGATGCCCTGGCCCAGTGTGCCCTGAGCCATCCGACCGACGTGGTCGAGGGGCTGGAGGTGGTAGAGCGGCTTAGGGACTGGCCCAAGACCGAAGCGCGCGACGCGGCCCTGATCCGGCTGAGCGCGCATCCCTCGCGTCTGGTGCGACGGGCCGCCGCACGCGCCTGCTCGATCATCGCCAACCGGGGCCTTATTCATGCTTGA
- a CDS encoding DUF190 domain-containing protein, translating into MHGCFLKFYVAESRRHHHKLIYEWLLEEAKTFGLQGGSAFRAIAGFGRHGRLHEEHFFELAGDLPVEVGFVTSESEADRFLAHLAKEKLNLFYIRVPVESGFTNGDAT; encoded by the coding sequence ATGCACGGCTGTTTCCTTAAGTTCTACGTGGCCGAGAGCCGGCGTCATCATCACAAGCTGATCTATGAATGGCTGCTGGAAGAGGCCAAGACATTCGGACTCCAGGGCGGATCGGCCTTCCGCGCCATCGCCGGCTTTGGCCGACATGGACGGCTGCACGAGGAGCATTTCTTCGAGCTGGCCGGTGATCTGCCGGTGGAGGTCGGATTCGTGACCTCCGAGTCCGAGGCCGATCGGTTCCTGGCCCATCTCGCCAAGGAAAAGCTCAATCTCTTTTATATCCGGGTACCTGTCGAGTCAGGCTTTACCAATGGAGACGCCACATGA
- a CDS encoding cation:proton antiporter, producing MTEIWLQASIWLALALLAGLLSIWLRVATALSEILVGAIAQLFIGAFIGAAVLGADQSWVKFLAGTGAILLTFLAGAELDPQVLRKSWREAGAVGLVSFAAPFLGCTAIAFWGLGWSADASWLAGIALSTTSVAVVYAVMLEFGLNKTDYGKTVLAACFITDLATVLALGFMFAPFGWKTLVFFGVALTAFVLLPRVTPALFRRFGNRPSELEAKFILLWLFALGALATWADSEAVLPAYLMGMVLAGTVGKDHALVRRLRTLTFGLLTPFYFIRAGSLVSIPALVAAPMAFFVLLGGKMLTKVLGVYPLARAFKAPRQEATYTTLLMSTGLTFGTISALFGLSHQVIDQAQYSYLVAAVIGSAVVPTLIANAFFLPHHLLPRDGEQATQSDPSTVTTRTTP from the coding sequence ATGACCGAAATCTGGCTTCAGGCATCCATCTGGCTAGCTCTAGCGCTACTGGCCGGCCTGCTATCGATCTGGCTGCGTGTGGCCACCGCACTCTCCGAGATCCTGGTCGGCGCCATCGCGCAGCTCTTCATCGGCGCCTTCATCGGTGCGGCGGTCCTCGGGGCCGACCAGAGTTGGGTGAAGTTCCTCGCCGGCACCGGCGCCATCCTGCTGACCTTTCTGGCCGGGGCGGAACTGGATCCACAGGTGTTGCGCAAGAGTTGGCGCGAGGCCGGCGCCGTGGGTCTGGTCAGTTTCGCCGCGCCCTTCCTCGGCTGTACCGCCATCGCCTTCTGGGGGTTGGGCTGGTCGGCGGACGCCAGTTGGCTGGCAGGGATCGCGCTCTCGACCACCTCGGTGGCCGTGGTCTATGCGGTGATGCTGGAGTTTGGACTGAACAAGACCGACTACGGCAAGACGGTGCTGGCGGCCTGTTTCATCACGGATCTGGCGACGGTCCTGGCGCTCGGCTTTATGTTTGCGCCCTTCGGTTGGAAGACCCTGGTGTTCTTCGGCGTCGCGCTGACGGCCTTCGTGCTGCTGCCACGGGTGACACCGGCCTTGTTCCGGCGCTTCGGCAACCGCCCCTCCGAGCTGGAGGCCAAGTTCATCCTGCTGTGGCTGTTTGCACTCGGCGCCCTGGCGACCTGGGCCGACTCCGAGGCGGTGCTTCCGGCCTATCTGATGGGCATGGTGCTCGCGGGGACGGTCGGCAAGGATCACGCCCTGGTGCGGCGCCTGCGCACCCTGACCTTCGGGCTGCTCACCCCCTTTTATTTCATCCGCGCCGGCTCCCTGGTCTCGATCCCGGCCCTGGTGGCGGCACCCATGGCGTTCTTCGTCCTGCTGGGCGGCAAGATGTTGACCAAGGTACTCGGTGTCTATCCGCTGGCCCGCGCCTTCAAGGCCCCGCGTCAGGAGGCGACCTATACCACGCTCCTGATGTCGACCGGGTTGACCTTCGGCACCATCTCGGCCCTGTTCGGTCTTTCCCATCAGGTCATCGATCAGGCCCAATACTCCTATCTGGTGGCCGCCGTCATCGGCTCGGCGGTGGTCCCGACCCTGATCGCCAACGCCTTCTTCTTGCCGCACCACCTGCTGCCGCGTGACGGGGAACAGGCGACCCAGTCAGATCCATCCACAGTGACGACGAGGACGACACCATGA
- a CDS encoding universal stress protein: MKTILLAYDGSQPAIKAYDWAADLAAKYGATLRVLMVARPPEFGDDVETEAVIESSRKHCRKVLDALREKTQAAGLAAQFEVTVGHPSEQIILRAEEWGADLIVMGHRGTGLLSRWLIGSAARQVIAYAPCAVMVVR; encoded by the coding sequence ATGAAGACGATCCTGTTGGCCTACGACGGCTCACAACCCGCGATCAAGGCCTATGACTGGGCGGCCGACCTGGCTGCCAAGTATGGCGCCACGCTGCGGGTCCTGATGGTGGCGCGCCCGCCGGAGTTCGGCGACGATGTGGAGACCGAGGCGGTGATCGAAAGCAGCCGCAAGCACTGTCGCAAGGTGCTGGACGCGCTGCGCGAGAAGACCCAGGCCGCCGGTCTCGCGGCCCAGTTCGAGGTGACCGTGGGACATCCGTCCGAGCAGATCATCCTGCGCGCCGAGGAGTGGGGCGCAGACCTGATCGTGATGGGACATCGCGGCACCGGGCTGCTGTCGCGCTGGCTGATCGGCTCAGCGGCACGCCAGGTGATCGCCTATGCCCCCTGCGCGGTGATGGTGGTGCGCTGA
- the eno gene encoding phosphopyruvate hydratase → MTPRIHAIDALEILDSRGNPTLRVNVHLDNGLTGTASVPSGASTGENEAVELRDGDRSRYGGKGVLKAIANVTDIIAPVLIGMDAREQAQIDRAMIELDGTENKARLGANAILGVSQAVARAAAQSCGLPLYAYLGGVGATRLPVPMMNVLNGGKHADSGLDFQEFMIFPVGAPSFAEALRYGAETFHALKAILAKQGYATGVGDEGGFAPAVKSNDEACDLIVEAIAAAGYQPGRDIAIALDPAASSFYEDGRYRLTRSGQGDKSAEEMTALFQEWVAKYPIVSIEDGHAEDDWDGFKGLTAALGDRIQIVGDDLLVTNTRFIARAIEERACNAVLIKLNQIGTVTETIAAIDLCRQAGWGYVISHRSGETEDSFMADFAVAMGGGQIKTGSACRSERIAKYNRLLEIERDLGASACFGR, encoded by the coding sequence ATGACACCACGCATCCATGCCATCGACGCCCTGGAAATCCTCGACTCGCGCGGCAACCCCACGCTGCGCGTCAATGTCCATCTCGACAACGGACTCACTGGCACGGCCTCGGTGCCCTCGGGTGCTTCGACCGGTGAGAACGAGGCGGTCGAATTGCGCGACGGCGACAGGTCGCGTTATGGCGGCAAGGGCGTCTTGAAGGCCATTGCCAATGTGACCGATATCATCGCCCCGGTACTGATCGGGATGGATGCCCGCGAACAGGCGCAGATCGACCGCGCCATGATCGAACTCGACGGCACCGAGAACAAGGCGCGCCTAGGCGCCAACGCCATCCTCGGGGTCTCGCAAGCGGTGGCGCGTGCAGCGGCCCAGAGCTGCGGTCTGCCGCTCTATGCCTATCTCGGCGGGGTCGGCGCCACGCGGCTCCCGGTCCCCATGATGAACGTGCTCAACGGCGGCAAGCACGCCGACTCGGGCCTGGACTTCCAGGAGTTCATGATCTTCCCCGTCGGGGCGCCGAGCTTCGCCGAGGCCTTGCGCTACGGGGCCGAGACCTTCCATGCCTTGAAGGCGATCCTCGCCAAGCAGGGCTATGCCACGGGGGTAGGTGACGAGGGCGGTTTTGCACCTGCGGTCAAGAGCAACGACGAGGCCTGTGACCTGATCGTCGAGGCGATCGCTGCCGCTGGCTATCAGCCGGGTCGCGACATCGCCATCGCCCTGGATCCAGCGGCCAGCTCCTTCTACGAGGACGGGAGATATCGTCTGACGCGCAGCGGTCAGGGCGACAAGAGCGCCGAGGAGATGACCGCGCTCTTCCAGGAGTGGGTGGCCAAGTATCCCATCGTCTCGATCGAGGACGGCCATGCCGAGGATGACTGGGACGGCTTCAAGGGCCTGACCGCCGCACTGGGTGACCGGATCCAGATCGTCGGCGACGACCTGCTCGTGACCAACACCCGCTTCATCGCCCGCGCCATTGAAGAACGCGCCTGCAACGCCGTCCTCATCAAGCTCAACCAGATCGGCACCGTCACCGAGACCATCGCCGCCATCGACCTCTGCCGCCAGGCCGGCTGGGGCTATGTGATCTCACACCGCTCGGGCGAGACCGAGGACAGCTTCATGGCCGACTTCGCCGTGGCCATGGGCGGCGGTCAGATCAAGACCGGCTCGGCCTGTCGCTCCGAGCGCATCGCCAAGTACAATCGGTTGCTGGAGATCGAGCGGGATCTTGGGGCTTCGGCCTGTTTCGGGCGCTGA
- a CDS encoding CrcB family protein → MTPVFAVAVFLGAGLGALLRWSMGTALHPIFPTLSLGPSRPIHPDARSLTDLESVCVPGAR, encoded by the coding sequence ATGACGCCTGTTTTTGCCGTAGCCGTCTTTCTTGGGGCCGGACTGGGCGCCCTGCTGCGCTGGTCCATGGGTACCGCCCTCCATCCGATCTTTCCGACCCTGTCGCTCGGACCCTCGCGGCCAATCCATCCGGACGCCCGCTCATTAACGGACCTAGAATCCGTCTGCGTGCCCGGCGCGCGGTAG
- a CDS encoding HAD family hydrolase, with the protein MLEIAIPGAGPLRLSYLVADYNGTLAQDGALLPDVAETLRTLAADLEIHVLTADTFGRARAELAGLPCRVVILGPGAQDRAKEDYLRALDAEHCVAIGNGRNDRLMLAAAALGIVVVQGEGADVQTLLAADVVVPDILTALGLLQAPQRLVATRRT; encoded by the coding sequence ATGCTTGAAATCGCCATTCCCGGCGCCGGTCCCCTGCGCCTGTCCTATCTGGTCGCCGACTACAACGGTACCCTGGCCCAGGACGGCGCACTTCTGCCCGATGTCGCCGAGACACTGCGCACGCTCGCTGCCGACCTGGAGATCCACGTCCTGACCGCCGATACCTTCGGACGGGCCCGCGCCGAGCTGGCCGGGCTGCCATGCCGGGTGGTGATCCTCGGTCCGGGCGCCCAGGATCGGGCCAAGGAGGACTATCTGCGCGCACTGGACGCCGAGCACTGCGTGGCCATCGGCAACGGGCGCAACGATCGTCTCATGCTGGCAGCGGCGGCGCTCGGGATCGTGGTCGTCCAGGGCGAGGGCGCGGACGTGCAGACCCTGCTCGCGGCCGATGTGGTCGTGCCGGACATCCTGACCGCCCTAGGACTCTTGCAAGCCCCGCAACGTCTGGTGGCGACCAGACGGACCTGA
- a CDS encoding right-handed parallel beta-helix repeat-containing protein: MLLLFPMIAPQATDYYVSTTGNDRTGDGSAQRPWRTIGKAAAQPLLPGDQVLIAPGVYAETLALTRSGAAIVPVTTGVSIQAPDRLHFPPGTDLSGIVLPDQAGQYWLYVYRSWQGNSGVWPIVATGSDAHGPWVQVSGARLVPEVGQSGDPTRLSAAVGRPIRFRNAAADPAKERVVLDASTLPREYTMLYIGEYLDEDDAEPVDWNLVDGLDLTGSHRGGGVHIQDSSFNVIMNSRIYDLNGAGVLIAGHQDQPARYNMVWNNAIWNTPDEAVYVGAGDHGPSANHALWTHVLGNDITTQGKAANARLENAIDLKEYNRGDLVAGNRLHDFDLISPYNGAIDIRDNKRDVLIYNNVLRNIGKVTSDITGLIYLYADSDDVWIFNNLLIDTRSSGAPVYAFLLNGSGNERVVVAHNSVYGLKRGLLLEHDGGKTDVRIMNNLFDFQGGILEWGNSGRFTFSHNLYTQNPGAYASEPGRLIADPLWSDPKAFDLRVRDGSPAIDSAVALAEVARDITGQPRPVGRAPDRGAYEFGAAAPSDRKQIFGDGFEQGLRAWSLSGSVKLYSGNPKRGRYAMQSTGGNVWVERDISTAGYDQIELSLWVAVKSFEDWESLILYWFDGETWHEPAEITNTHPAAKNKLMPIKLELPTTAANNPDFKLAFGMWNTDRQDFGYIDDVQLTGRPIGGGS, translated from the coding sequence GTGCTGCTGCTCTTCCCAATGATCGCCCCCCAGGCGACCGATTACTATGTTTCCACCACCGGGAACGACCGCACAGGCGACGGCTCCGCCCAGCGTCCCTGGCGTACCATCGGCAAGGCCGCGGCGCAGCCACTACTGCCGGGTGATCAGGTCTTGATCGCCCCGGGCGTCTATGCCGAGACCCTGGCCCTGACCCGCTCCGGCGCGGCCATCGTCCCTGTGACCACGGGGGTGTCGATCCAGGCCCCGGACAGACTGCACTTTCCCCCTGGTACCGATCTGAGTGGCATCGTGCTGCCCGACCAGGCCGGCCAGTACTGGCTCTATGTCTATCGCAGTTGGCAAGGCAACAGCGGCGTCTGGCCGATCGTCGCGACCGGAAGCGACGCCCATGGTCCCTGGGTGCAGGTCAGCGGCGCGCGCCTGGTCCCCGAGGTCGGCCAGAGCGGCGATCCGACCCGGCTCAGCGCCGCGGTCGGCCGCCCGATCCGTTTTCGCAATGCCGCCGCCGATCCAGCCAAGGAGCGGGTCGTGCTCGATGCCAGCACCCTGCCCAGGGAATACACCATGCTGTACATCGGCGAGTATCTCGATGAAGACGACGCCGAGCCGGTGGATTGGAACCTGGTCGATGGCCTGGATCTCACCGGCTCCCACCGAGGTGGTGGTGTCCACATCCAGGATTCGTCGTTCAATGTGATCATGAATAGTCGTATCTACGACCTGAACGGCGCTGGGGTCCTGATTGCGGGCCATCAGGACCAACCGGCGCGCTACAACATGGTCTGGAACAACGCCATCTGGAATACCCCGGATGAAGCTGTCTATGTCGGCGCCGGCGATCATGGCCCGTCCGCCAATCATGCCCTCTGGACCCATGTGCTGGGCAACGACATCACCACCCAGGGCAAGGCCGCGAATGCGCGCCTCGAGAACGCCATCGACCTCAAGGAGTACAACCGTGGCGACCTGGTCGCGGGTAACCGGCTCCATGACTTCGACCTGATCTCCCCCTACAACGGGGCCATCGATATCCGTGACAACAAGCGCGATGTTCTAATCTACAACAATGTTCTGCGTAACATCGGCAAGGTCACCAGCGACATCACCGGGCTGATCTACCTCTATGCTGACAGCGATGACGTTTGGATCTTCAATAACCTACTGATCGATACCCGCTCCAGTGGGGCGCCGGTCTATGCCTTCTTGCTCAATGGCAGTGGTAACGAGCGGGTAGTGGTGGCCCATAATAGCGTCTATGGACTCAAACGCGGGCTCCTGCTCGAACACGATGGCGGCAAGACCGATGTGAGGATCATGAACAACCTGTTCGATTTTCAGGGCGGCATCCTGGAGTGGGGCAACAGCGGTCGCTTTACTTTCAGCCACAACCTCTACACCCAAAATCCTGGTGCCTATGCCAGCGAACCTGGACGCCTGATCGCCGATCCGCTCTGGTCCGACCCTAAAGCCTTTGACCTGCGCGTGCGGGATGGCAGTCCGGCCATCGATAGCGCGGTCGCCCTTGCCGAGGTCGCCCGCGACATCACTGGGCAGCCGCGTCCGGTCGGTCGCGCACCCGACCGTGGCGCCTATGAATTCGGCGCCGCCGCGCCGTCCGACCGCAAGCAGATCTTCGGCGACGGCTTTGAACAAGGACTGCGTGCGTGGTCTCTCAGCGGCTCGGTCAAACTTTATTCCGGCAACCCCAAGCGCGGTAGATATGCCATGCAATCGACTGGCGGCAATGTCTGGGTCGAGCGCGACATCTCCACGGCGGGTTACGACCAGATCGAGCTCTCGCTCTGGGTGGCCGTCAAATCCTTCGAGGACTGGGAATCTCTGATCCTGTACTGGTTTGACGGCGAGACCTGGCACGAACCAGCCGAGATCACAAACACCCATCCGGCCGCCAAAAACAAACTGATGCCGATCAAGCTTGAGTTGCCCACCACTGCCGCCAACAATCCTGACTTCAAGCTCGCCTTTGGCATGTGGAATACGGATCGACAGGACTTCGGCTATATCGACGATGTGCAATTGACCGGACGTCCGATCGGCGGCGGGTCATAG